In the Hordeum vulgare subsp. vulgare chromosome 7H, MorexV3_pseudomolecules_assembly, whole genome shotgun sequence genome, one interval contains:
- the LOC123411954 gene encoding BAG family molecular chaperone regulator 1-like — protein sequence MLGARKGAATVELGSLTMRRKAAAPHPAVVPVAAEEGKKAPAVGAGKVAAEEVWEVRPGGMLVQKRGAEEDEPAPASVKPVPTIRVKAKLAGKTHEIYITAEATFGDLRKLVAERAGAHPEDLRTLYKGKEQDPKAFLDMAGVRDRSKVAVVDDPEARARRLLEELRLGSLRKAAGAVAAVAAEVDKIAPKVSAMEASVRKGERVAEKDVATVTELLMNELLKLDAVVAGGDVKEQRRAQVKRVQKYVETLDAVMAKNATIARKPAAAAKKQPAPQPPAPARQQQQPQSQRQRHQQPPQQPPQQQQPPAQTTRWEMFDLLSSLPTTSSSSSTTTTDSSTASSAGAPPPPTNRLDWML from the exons ATGCTGGGGGCGAGGAAAGGCGCCGCCACCGTCGAGCTGGGGTCGCTCACCATGAGGAGGAAGGCCGCTGCTCCTCACCCGGCTGTGGTTCCGGTTGCGGCCGAGGAGGGGAAgaaggcgccggcggtgggggcggggaaggtggcggcggaggaggtgtGGGAGGTGCGGCCGGGCGGGATGCTGGTGCAGAAGCGGGGCGCCGAGGAGGACGAGCCGGCGCCGGCGAGCGTGAAGCCCGTGCCCACCATCCGGGTCAAGGCCAAGCTCGCCGGCAAGACCCACGAGATCTACATCACCGCGGAGGCCACGTTTGGCGACCTGCGGAAGCTGGTGGCGGAGCGCGCCGGCGCGCACCCGGAGGACCTGCGGACGCTGTACAAGGGCAAGGAGCAGGACCCCAAGGCGTTCCTCGACATGGCCGGCGTCAGGGACCGCTCCAAGGTCGCCGTCGTCGACGACCCCGAGGCCCGCGCGCGCCGGCTGCTCGAGGAGCTCCGCCTCGGCAGCCTCCGCAAGGCCGCCGGCGCCGTCGCCGCTGTCGCCGCCGAGGTCGACAAGATCGCGCCCAAG GTGTCGGCGATGGAGGCGTCGGTGCGGAAGGGGGAGAGGGTCGCGGAGAAGGACGTGGCGACGGTGACGGAGCTGCTGATGAACGAGCTGCTGAAGCTGGACgcggtggtcgccggcggcgacGTGAAGGAGCAGAGGCGGGCGCAGGTGAAACGGGTGCAGAAGTACGTGGAGACGCTCGACGCCGTCATGGCCAAGAACGCCACCATCGCGCGCAAGCCCGCCGCCGCGGCGAAGAAGCAGCCAGCGCCACAGCCGCCAGCGCCGGcgaggcagcagcagcagccgcagTCGCAGCGCCAGCGCCACCAACAGCCACCGCAGCAGCCTCCGCAGCAACAGCAGCCCCCGGCGCAGACGACGCGGTGGGAGATGTTCGACCTGCTGTCCTCGCTCCCGaccacgtcctcctcctcctccaccaccaccaccgacagCTCCACCGCGTCCTCCGCCGGCGCGCCCCCGCCGCCCACCAACAGGCTCGACTGGATGCTCTAG